A stretch of Methanosphaerula palustris E1-9c DNA encodes these proteins:
- a CDS encoding phosphatase PAP2 family protein yields MMNIPAFEVSETKKNRFAEFVSNFTHPPFLSIPTFIVLNLFLLDPHNFFVITGICVFFAAILPVGILIFWAKTITKDELDFPIKEDRRYPLLIVILSYLIGTVILFTLHAPPMATSLMFCYFSNTLVVFFINLYWKISIHSMGIAGPTTALFIVFGFFGSILAWLIPVVMWSRVYLKRHTMSQVIAGASLGFVFTGIQIKILYGFIFRINLDVFPIFWLVYAFIGPAIVLSIAGYLNNKGMKDGYTRKTIVFFGFISIVIYLYLAPIGATVFLLISGCLYVAIAFFSSPGFLWFDGIRRILDAP; encoded by the coding sequence ATGATGAATATTCCTGCATTCGAGGTTTCAGAAACCAAAAAAAATCGATTTGCGGAGTTTGTTTCCAATTTCACACATCCCCCGTTCCTTTCAATTCCCACATTTATCGTTTTAAATTTATTTTTATTGGATCCTCATAATTTTTTTGTAATCACCGGTATTTGTGTCTTTTTTGCAGCGATTTTACCCGTTGGTATCCTGATTTTCTGGGCAAAAACAATTACAAAAGATGAGTTGGATTTTCCAATCAAAGAAGATCGGCGTTATCCATTACTCATTGTAATCCTGTCCTATCTTATCGGCACCGTCATTTTATTTACTCTCCATGCACCCCCAATGGCGACCAGTTTGATGTTCTGTTATTTTTCAAATACATTGGTTGTTTTTTTCATCAATCTCTATTGGAAGATCAGTATCCATTCCATGGGTATTGCGGGACCCACGACTGCGTTATTTATTGTATTTGGTTTTTTCGGTTCTATCCTTGCATGGTTAATTCCGGTTGTCATGTGGAGCAGGGTATATCTAAAACGGCATACGATGTCTCAGGTAATTGCCGGGGCATCTCTTGGGTTTGTATTCACGGGAATCCAGATAAAAATCCTCTATGGATTCATATTTAGGATAAATTTAGATGTATTTCCAATTTTCTGGCTGGTATATGCTTTTATTGGCCCTGCAATTGTACTGAGTATTGCCGGTTATCTGAATAATAAAGGAATGAAGGATGGTTATACTCGGAAAACCATCGTATTTTTCGGATTCATTTCAATTGTCATATACTTATATCTTGCACCGATTGGAGCTACAGTTTTTCTTCTTATTTCTGGTTGTCTCTATGTTGCAATTGCGTTTTTTTCTAGTCCTGGTTTTTTATGGTTCGATGGAATTCGAAGAATATTGGATGCCCCTTGA